A single window of Ornithorhynchus anatinus isolate Pmale09 chromosome 3, mOrnAna1.pri.v4, whole genome shotgun sequence DNA harbors:
- the CDC42EP2 gene encoding cdc42 effector protein 2 — MSTKVPIYLKRSSRKGKKEKLRDLLSSDMISPPLGDFRHTIHIGSGGEGDVFGDISFLQGQFHLLPGAPGQEEPQEGADAPFALPFRFSRTATVGGRPAGGPSPLLKNAISLPAMGGPQALTLPTAQAPPKPPRLHLEAPPPPEPAEEAAGRRTGQAGPARNGLGLEGHPEEPFLPHASSLLSLDVDLGPSILDDVLRIMDRQQEVGRTGVPT; from the coding sequence ATGTCCACCAAAGTGCCCATCTACCTGAAGCGCAGCAGCcgcaaggggaagaaggagaagctgCGGGATCTGCTGTCGTCGGACATGATCAGCCCACCTCTGGGCGACTTCCGCCACACCATCCACATCGGCAGCGGCGGCGAGGGCGACGTCTTCGGGGACATCTCCTTCCTGCAGGGCCAGTTCCACCTGCTGCCCGGCGCGCCGGGCCAGGAGGAGCCCCAGGAGGGGGCGGATGCCCCCTTCGCCCTCCCCTTCCGGTTCTCCCGGACGGCCACGGTCGGGGGCCGCCCGGCCGGGGGGCCGTCCCCGCTGCTGAAGAACGCCATCTCCCTGCCGGCCATGGGCGGACCCCAGGCGCTCACGCTGCCCaccgcccaggccccgcccaagCCCCCGCGGCTGCACCTGgaggcgcccccgccccccgagcccgcCGAGGAGGCCGCGGGCCGGAGGACCGGGCAGGCCGGGCCGGCCCGCAACGGCCTGGGCCTCGAGGGGCACCCCGAGGAGCCCTTCCTGCCTCATgccagctccctcctctccctggacgTGGACCTGGGGCCCTCCATTCTGGACGACGTCCTGCGGATCATGGACAGGCAGCAGGAGGTGGGCAGGACGGGGGTCCCCACGTAa